The following proteins come from a genomic window of Actinomarinicola tropica:
- the ftsY gene encoding signal recognition particle-docking protein FtsY, with protein sequence MPEILFLLVGLLVVAGVVVGYVATTRRSRGPELEPPPEQRAGTTTLERPPEAPPEEGPAVEVPPAEVPPVEEAPPAVEAPAAPPRLRDRLGKARATLAGYVGSVLGRSGIDAETWDELEEALLLADVGVGPTMEILDHVRARVKDEGITDPEALVEVLKAELKDRIGGGDRTLRRDVSDGRTCVWLFVGVNGVGKTTTIGKVAARERAEGRQVLLAAGDTFRAAAAEQLEMWAERAGADFVRGAEGSDPSSVIFDGVQRAASRGHELVLADTAGRLHTKVNLMEELAKVRRVSDREPGQVAEVLLVIDATTGQNGLTQARQFAEAADVTGVVLTKLDGSAKGGIVVAIQTELGIPVKLVGLGETAADLVEFDPDEFVEALFASASTPAAHRETP encoded by the coding sequence ATGCCTGAGATCCTCTTCCTCCTCGTCGGACTGCTCGTCGTCGCCGGCGTCGTCGTCGGCTACGTCGCCACCACCCGCCGCTCGCGCGGGCCCGAGCTCGAGCCGCCGCCCGAGCAGCGGGCCGGCACGACCACCCTCGAGCGGCCCCCCGAGGCGCCACCCGAGGAGGGGCCGGCCGTCGAGGTCCCGCCGGCCGAGGTCCCTCCGGTCGAGGAGGCCCCTCCTGCGGTCGAGGCCCCCGCGGCCCCGCCCCGCCTGCGGGACCGGCTCGGCAAGGCTCGGGCCACGCTCGCCGGCTACGTCGGCTCGGTGCTCGGCCGCTCGGGCATCGACGCCGAGACCTGGGACGAGCTCGAGGAGGCACTGCTGCTCGCCGACGTCGGCGTCGGTCCGACGATGGAGATCCTCGACCACGTCCGCGCACGGGTGAAGGACGAGGGCATCACGGACCCGGAGGCCCTCGTCGAGGTCCTGAAGGCCGAGCTGAAGGACCGCATCGGCGGCGGCGACCGCACCCTGCGCCGCGATGTGTCCGACGGGCGCACCTGCGTGTGGCTCTTCGTCGGGGTCAACGGCGTCGGCAAGACGACCACGATCGGCAAGGTCGCCGCACGCGAGCGGGCCGAGGGGCGCCAGGTCCTGCTCGCGGCCGGCGACACCTTCCGGGCCGCCGCCGCCGAGCAGCTCGAGATGTGGGCCGAGCGTGCGGGTGCGGACTTCGTGCGCGGGGCCGAGGGCAGCGACCCGAGCTCGGTGATCTTCGACGGGGTCCAGCGCGCGGCCTCCCGGGGCCACGAGCTCGTCCTCGCCGACACCGCCGGGCGGCTCCACACCAAGGTCAACCTGATGGAGGAGCTGGCCAAGGTCCGACGGGTCTCCGACCGCGAGCCCGGTCAGGTGGCCGAGGTGCTCCTCGTCATCGACGCCACCACGGGCCAGAACGGCCTCACCCAGGCCCGGCAGTTCGCGGAGGCCGCAGACGTCACCGGCGTGGTGCTGACCAAGCTCGACGGGTCGGCGAAGGGCGGCATCGTCGTGGCGATCCAGACCGAGCTCGGCATCCCTGTCAAGCTTGTCGGGCTGGGGGAGACCGCCGCGGACCTCGTGGAGTTCGATCCCGACGAGTTCGTCGAGGCGCTGTTCGCCTCCGCGTCGACGCCTGCCGCCCACCGGGAGACACCGTGA
- a CDS encoding BON domain-containing protein codes for MIRTLIALPFRLVALVVAIPTRLSARLLRFSVVTAARTTRLAVRSSLISFAVGVGLGWFLSTPTGRYATGVALDAVRGRRAPVDDAALAGRVRAALEGGPATSHLPQPQVAVAGGVVTLSGGVPDETTRTELLAAAATTEGVVSVVDRLVVGADPQGATV; via the coding sequence GTGATCCGCACGCTCATCGCCCTGCCGTTCCGCCTCGTCGCCCTGGTCGTGGCCATCCCCACCCGCCTGTCGGCCCGCCTGCTGCGCTTCTCGGTGGTCACCGCGGCACGCACGACCCGGCTCGCGGTGCGCAGCAGCCTCATCAGCTTCGCGGTCGGCGTCGGGCTCGGGTGGTTCCTGTCCACCCCGACGGGGCGGTACGCGACCGGCGTGGCGCTCGACGCCGTCCGCGGCCGTCGTGCACCCGTCGACGACGCTGCCCTGGCCGGGCGCGTGCGCGCCGCCCTGGAGGGCGGCCCGGCCACGTCGCACCTCCCGCAGCCGCAGGTCGCGGTCGCCGGCGGCGTCGTCACCCTCTCGGGGGGCGTCCCCGACGAGACGACGCGCACCGAGCTGCTCGCCGCGGCCGCCACCACCGAGGGCGTGGTGTCGGTGGTCGACCGCCTCGTCGTCGGCGCCGACCCGCAGGGCGCCACGGTCTGA